The Arachis ipaensis cultivar K30076 chromosome B07, Araip1.1, whole genome shotgun sequence genome includes a window with the following:
- the LOC107610065 gene encoding putative cyclin-B3-1 isoform X3 → MASSLTGKSREVSSRIPDSREPRPSVGGRNFKVLMENERIKVGNVLMKSVREAGATSRKSATVAGNPKGGFKSMDKSNSKYVTSANTNVRKALADVSNVQGNSATNIGRDSSKMKGLAGSNIKKGGGITLRKSFTGILQRNRSNDVQSDAPKKEPGTDVRPASKDQKYNSHGGPSVVTKDRFAKKPILPTNPSNSRKSLPIPRKSLPAPRKESAGSSETAKARSSLPSKATASRRVSSQLTNARNNVRKIRVSDGFTQTSQSKVLYGSSRKYIMPLKTKVIASTDHMTLKPKCISGQNISQSNAAILSQDEEALPLPLPVNGLASVSNDANQGCVPSDGEKNLGVHLPELILMKKSRRKKSYTSSLMEGSKLLKQTCEVSQQDNLPNIDNDCNHLEVPEYVDDIYQYYWVSEAQNPSLANYMCIQTEITPYMRGILINWLIEVHMKFDLMPETLYLTVTLLDQYLSMVKIEKTDMQLVGLTALLLASKYEDFWHPRVKDLISISAESYTRDQMLGMEKLILRKLKFRLNVPTPYVFLVRFLKAAQSDSKLEHMAFFLIDLCLVEYEAIAFKPSLLCASALYVARCTLQIEPPWTPLLQKHAHYDISQMRGCAEMILKLHKAARIGKLKVTYEKYSRKELRLVAAVRPLDSLP, encoded by the exons ATGGCTTCTTCTCTCACG GGAAAATCTAGAGAGGTTTCATCCCGGATCCCTGACAGTCGCGAACCTCGGCCAAGTG TTGGTGGTAGGAATTTCAAGGTCCTTATGGAAAATGAACGGATTAAAGTTGGCAATGTGCTCAT GAAATCTGTGAGAGAAGCAGGTGCAACTTCGAG AAAGAGTGCTACAGTAGCTGGTAATCCTAAG GGAGGCTTCAAAAGTATGGATAAAAGCAATAGCAAATATGTTACTTCTG CAAATACAAATGTGAGAAAGGCATTGGCTGATGTTAGTAATGTTCAAGGAAACTCTGCAACAAATATTGGACGTGACAGCTCCAAAATGAA GGGTTTAGCAGGTTCAAACATTAAAAAAGGGGGTGGTATCACCTTGAGGAAATCCTTCACG GGAATACTGCAAAGAAATAGAAGCAATGATGTCCAGTCAGATGCTCCAAAGAAAG AACCAGGCACAGATGTGAGACCAGCTTCAAAGGATCAGAAGTATAATTCACATGGAGGCCCATCAGTTGTCACAAAAGACAG GTTTGCCAAGAAGCCTATATTACCTACAAATCCAAG TAATTCAAGGAAGTCCTTACCAATACCAAGGAAGTCCTTACCAGCACCAAGGAAG GAAAGTGCTGGAAGTTCTGAAACAGCAAAGGCACGAAGTTCTCTCCCCT CTAAGGCAACAGCAAGTAGAAGAGTTAGTTCCCAGCTAACTAATGCAAGAAACAATGTGCGGAAGATACGAGTGAGTGATGGCTTTACTCAAAC GAGTCAATCCAAAGTTTTATATGGATCTTCAAGGAAGTACATCATG CCTCTTAAGACTAAAGTCATCGCTTCTACTGATCACATGACTTTAAAACCTAAATGCATATCAGGTCAGAACATATCACAATCAAATGCTGCAATATTGTCTCAGGATGAGGAAGCACTTCCATTACCTCTTCCAGTGAATGGTTTAGCATCAGTTTCCAATGATGCAAATCAAGGATGTGTTCCATCTGATGGAGAGAAAAATTTGGGAGTACATTTGCCAGAACTCATTCTAATGAAAAAGTCAAGACGCAAAAAATCTTATACTAGTTCATTGATGGAAGGATCTAAG CTTCTCAAGCAAACGTGTGAAGTTAGCCAGCAGGATAACCTACCAAATATAGACAATGATTGCAATCATTTAGAAGTACCTGAATATGTTGATGACATATATCAGTACTATTGGGTTAGTGAG GCGCAAAATCCATCTTTGGCAAATTACATGTGCATTCAGACAGAAATTACACCTTATATGCGGGGCATTTTGATCAACTGGTTGATTGAA GTACACATGAAGTTTGATTTGATGCCAGAAACACTATATCTCACAGTTACATTATTAGATCAATATCTTTCCATGGTGAAAATAGAAAAGACAGATATGCAATTAGTTGGTCTTACAGCACTTTTGCTGGCTTCAAAATACGAGGACTTTTGGCATCCTAGA GTCAAAGATTTAATAAGCATCTCGGCTGAGTCATATACAAGAGATCAAATGCTTGGAATG GAGAAGCTTATTCTTAGAAAATTGAAGTTTCGTTTGAATGTTCCTACTCCTTATGTTTTCTTGGTGAGGTTTCTAAAGGCTGCACAATCAGATAGTAAG CTTGAACACATGGCATTCTTTCTCATTGACCTATGCTTGGTTGAATATGAAGCTATAGCATTCAAGCCCTCATTATTATGTGCATCAGCTCTCTATGTTGCACGTTGCACTCTGCAAATTGAGCCGCCATGGACGCCATTGCTGCAGAAGCATGCACACTATGATATTTCACAAATGAG GGGTTGTGCCGAAATGATATTGAAACTCCATAAAGCTGCTAGGATTGGAAAGCTAAAGGTTACATATGAAAAGTACTCAAGAAAGGAGCTACGTTTGGTTGCAGCCGTAAGACCGTTGGATAGCCTTCCCTGA
- the LOC107610065 gene encoding putative cyclin-B3-1 isoform X2: MASSLTGKSREVSSRIPDSREPRPSVGGRNFKVLMENERIKVGNVLMKSVREAGATSRKSATVAGNPKGGFKSMDKSNSKYVTSANTNVRKALADVSNVQGNSATNIGRDSSKMKGLAGSNIKKGGGITLRKSFTGILQRNRSNDVQSDAPKKGTDVRPASKDQKYNSHGGPSVVTKDRFAKKPILPTNPSNSRKSLPIPRKSLPAPRKVYRADESAGSSETAKARSSLPSKATASRRVSSQLTNARNNVRKIRVSDGFTQTSQSKVLYGSSRKYIMPLKTKVIASTDHMTLKPKCISGQNISQSNAAILSQDEEALPLPLPVNGLASVSNDANQGCVPSDGEKNLGVHLPELILMKKSRRKKSYTSSLMEGSKLLKQTCEVSQQDNLPNIDNDCNHLEVPEYVDDIYQYYWVSEAQNPSLANYMCIQTEITPYMRGILINWLIEVHMKFDLMPETLYLTVTLLDQYLSMVKIEKTDMQLVGLTALLLASKYEDFWHPRVKDLISISAESYTRDQMLGMEKLILRKLKFRLNVPTPYVFLVRFLKAAQSDSKLEHMAFFLIDLCLVEYEAIAFKPSLLCASALYVARCTLQIEPPWTPLLQKHAHYDISQMRGCAEMILKLHKAARIGKLKVTYEKYSRKELRLVAAVRPLDSLP, from the exons ATGGCTTCTTCTCTCACG GGAAAATCTAGAGAGGTTTCATCCCGGATCCCTGACAGTCGCGAACCTCGGCCAAGTG TTGGTGGTAGGAATTTCAAGGTCCTTATGGAAAATGAACGGATTAAAGTTGGCAATGTGCTCAT GAAATCTGTGAGAGAAGCAGGTGCAACTTCGAG AAAGAGTGCTACAGTAGCTGGTAATCCTAAG GGAGGCTTCAAAAGTATGGATAAAAGCAATAGCAAATATGTTACTTCTG CAAATACAAATGTGAGAAAGGCATTGGCTGATGTTAGTAATGTTCAAGGAAACTCTGCAACAAATATTGGACGTGACAGCTCCAAAATGAA GGGTTTAGCAGGTTCAAACATTAAAAAAGGGGGTGGTATCACCTTGAGGAAATCCTTCACG GGAATACTGCAAAGAAATAGAAGCAATGATGTCCAGTCAGATGCTCCAAAGAAAG GCACAGATGTGAGACCAGCTTCAAAGGATCAGAAGTATAATTCACATGGAGGCCCATCAGTTGTCACAAAAGACAG GTTTGCCAAGAAGCCTATATTACCTACAAATCCAAG TAATTCAAGGAAGTCCTTACCAATACCAAGGAAGTCCTTACCAGCACCAAGGAAGGTATACAGAGCAGAT GAAAGTGCTGGAAGTTCTGAAACAGCAAAGGCACGAAGTTCTCTCCCCT CTAAGGCAACAGCAAGTAGAAGAGTTAGTTCCCAGCTAACTAATGCAAGAAACAATGTGCGGAAGATACGAGTGAGTGATGGCTTTACTCAAAC GAGTCAATCCAAAGTTTTATATGGATCTTCAAGGAAGTACATCATG CCTCTTAAGACTAAAGTCATCGCTTCTACTGATCACATGACTTTAAAACCTAAATGCATATCAGGTCAGAACATATCACAATCAAATGCTGCAATATTGTCTCAGGATGAGGAAGCACTTCCATTACCTCTTCCAGTGAATGGTTTAGCATCAGTTTCCAATGATGCAAATCAAGGATGTGTTCCATCTGATGGAGAGAAAAATTTGGGAGTACATTTGCCAGAACTCATTCTAATGAAAAAGTCAAGACGCAAAAAATCTTATACTAGTTCATTGATGGAAGGATCTAAG CTTCTCAAGCAAACGTGTGAAGTTAGCCAGCAGGATAACCTACCAAATATAGACAATGATTGCAATCATTTAGAAGTACCTGAATATGTTGATGACATATATCAGTACTATTGGGTTAGTGAG GCGCAAAATCCATCTTTGGCAAATTACATGTGCATTCAGACAGAAATTACACCTTATATGCGGGGCATTTTGATCAACTGGTTGATTGAA GTACACATGAAGTTTGATTTGATGCCAGAAACACTATATCTCACAGTTACATTATTAGATCAATATCTTTCCATGGTGAAAATAGAAAAGACAGATATGCAATTAGTTGGTCTTACAGCACTTTTGCTGGCTTCAAAATACGAGGACTTTTGGCATCCTAGA GTCAAAGATTTAATAAGCATCTCGGCTGAGTCATATACAAGAGATCAAATGCTTGGAATG GAGAAGCTTATTCTTAGAAAATTGAAGTTTCGTTTGAATGTTCCTACTCCTTATGTTTTCTTGGTGAGGTTTCTAAAGGCTGCACAATCAGATAGTAAG CTTGAACACATGGCATTCTTTCTCATTGACCTATGCTTGGTTGAATATGAAGCTATAGCATTCAAGCCCTCATTATTATGTGCATCAGCTCTCTATGTTGCACGTTGCACTCTGCAAATTGAGCCGCCATGGACGCCATTGCTGCAGAAGCATGCACACTATGATATTTCACAAATGAG GGGTTGTGCCGAAATGATATTGAAACTCCATAAAGCTGCTAGGATTGGAAAGCTAAAGGTTACATATGAAAAGTACTCAAGAAAGGAGCTACGTTTGGTTGCAGCCGTAAGACCGTTGGATAGCCTTCCCTGA
- the LOC107610065 gene encoding putative cyclin-B3-1 isoform X1, producing MASSLTGKSREVSSRIPDSREPRPSVGGRNFKVLMENERIKVGNVLMKSVREAGATSRKSATVAGNPKGGFKSMDKSNSKYVTSANTNVRKALADVSNVQGNSATNIGRDSSKMKGLAGSNIKKGGGITLRKSFTGILQRNRSNDVQSDAPKKEPGTDVRPASKDQKYNSHGGPSVVTKDRFAKKPILPTNPSNSRKSLPIPRKSLPAPRKVYRADESAGSSETAKARSSLPSKATASRRVSSQLTNARNNVRKIRVSDGFTQTSQSKVLYGSSRKYIMPLKTKVIASTDHMTLKPKCISGQNISQSNAAILSQDEEALPLPLPVNGLASVSNDANQGCVPSDGEKNLGVHLPELILMKKSRRKKSYTSSLMEGSKLLKQTCEVSQQDNLPNIDNDCNHLEVPEYVDDIYQYYWVSEAQNPSLANYMCIQTEITPYMRGILINWLIEVHMKFDLMPETLYLTVTLLDQYLSMVKIEKTDMQLVGLTALLLASKYEDFWHPRVKDLISISAESYTRDQMLGMEKLILRKLKFRLNVPTPYVFLVRFLKAAQSDSKLEHMAFFLIDLCLVEYEAIAFKPSLLCASALYVARCTLQIEPPWTPLLQKHAHYDISQMRGCAEMILKLHKAARIGKLKVTYEKYSRKELRLVAAVRPLDSLP from the exons ATGGCTTCTTCTCTCACG GGAAAATCTAGAGAGGTTTCATCCCGGATCCCTGACAGTCGCGAACCTCGGCCAAGTG TTGGTGGTAGGAATTTCAAGGTCCTTATGGAAAATGAACGGATTAAAGTTGGCAATGTGCTCAT GAAATCTGTGAGAGAAGCAGGTGCAACTTCGAG AAAGAGTGCTACAGTAGCTGGTAATCCTAAG GGAGGCTTCAAAAGTATGGATAAAAGCAATAGCAAATATGTTACTTCTG CAAATACAAATGTGAGAAAGGCATTGGCTGATGTTAGTAATGTTCAAGGAAACTCTGCAACAAATATTGGACGTGACAGCTCCAAAATGAA GGGTTTAGCAGGTTCAAACATTAAAAAAGGGGGTGGTATCACCTTGAGGAAATCCTTCACG GGAATACTGCAAAGAAATAGAAGCAATGATGTCCAGTCAGATGCTCCAAAGAAAG AACCAGGCACAGATGTGAGACCAGCTTCAAAGGATCAGAAGTATAATTCACATGGAGGCCCATCAGTTGTCACAAAAGACAG GTTTGCCAAGAAGCCTATATTACCTACAAATCCAAG TAATTCAAGGAAGTCCTTACCAATACCAAGGAAGTCCTTACCAGCACCAAGGAAGGTATACAGAGCAGAT GAAAGTGCTGGAAGTTCTGAAACAGCAAAGGCACGAAGTTCTCTCCCCT CTAAGGCAACAGCAAGTAGAAGAGTTAGTTCCCAGCTAACTAATGCAAGAAACAATGTGCGGAAGATACGAGTGAGTGATGGCTTTACTCAAAC GAGTCAATCCAAAGTTTTATATGGATCTTCAAGGAAGTACATCATG CCTCTTAAGACTAAAGTCATCGCTTCTACTGATCACATGACTTTAAAACCTAAATGCATATCAGGTCAGAACATATCACAATCAAATGCTGCAATATTGTCTCAGGATGAGGAAGCACTTCCATTACCTCTTCCAGTGAATGGTTTAGCATCAGTTTCCAATGATGCAAATCAAGGATGTGTTCCATCTGATGGAGAGAAAAATTTGGGAGTACATTTGCCAGAACTCATTCTAATGAAAAAGTCAAGACGCAAAAAATCTTATACTAGTTCATTGATGGAAGGATCTAAG CTTCTCAAGCAAACGTGTGAAGTTAGCCAGCAGGATAACCTACCAAATATAGACAATGATTGCAATCATTTAGAAGTACCTGAATATGTTGATGACATATATCAGTACTATTGGGTTAGTGAG GCGCAAAATCCATCTTTGGCAAATTACATGTGCATTCAGACAGAAATTACACCTTATATGCGGGGCATTTTGATCAACTGGTTGATTGAA GTACACATGAAGTTTGATTTGATGCCAGAAACACTATATCTCACAGTTACATTATTAGATCAATATCTTTCCATGGTGAAAATAGAAAAGACAGATATGCAATTAGTTGGTCTTACAGCACTTTTGCTGGCTTCAAAATACGAGGACTTTTGGCATCCTAGA GTCAAAGATTTAATAAGCATCTCGGCTGAGTCATATACAAGAGATCAAATGCTTGGAATG GAGAAGCTTATTCTTAGAAAATTGAAGTTTCGTTTGAATGTTCCTACTCCTTATGTTTTCTTGGTGAGGTTTCTAAAGGCTGCACAATCAGATAGTAAG CTTGAACACATGGCATTCTTTCTCATTGACCTATGCTTGGTTGAATATGAAGCTATAGCATTCAAGCCCTCATTATTATGTGCATCAGCTCTCTATGTTGCACGTTGCACTCTGCAAATTGAGCCGCCATGGACGCCATTGCTGCAGAAGCATGCACACTATGATATTTCACAAATGAG GGGTTGTGCCGAAATGATATTGAAACTCCATAAAGCTGCTAGGATTGGAAAGCTAAAGGTTACATATGAAAAGTACTCAAGAAAGGAGCTACGTTTGGTTGCAGCCGTAAGACCGTTGGATAGCCTTCCCTGA